A region of Capra hircus breed San Clemente chromosome 11, ASM170441v1, whole genome shotgun sequence DNA encodes the following proteins:
- the THNSL2 gene encoding threonine synthase-like 2 isoform X1 gives MWYVSTRGMAPRIDFEGALFSGYAPDGGLYMPEELPQLGRETLHEWSTLSYPSLVKELCSLFIAPELIPRDDLNDLIDRAFSRFRRREVVHLSRLRNGLNVLELWHGVTYAFKDLSLCCTAQLLQYFLKKRKRHITVVVGTSGDTGSAAIESVQGAKNVDIIVLLPKGHCTKIQELQMTTVLRENVHVFGVEGNSDELDEPIKTVFADVAFVKKHNLMSLNSINWSRVLVQIAHHFFAYFQCAPSLDMHPLPPVEVVVPTGAAGNLAAGCIAQKMGLPIHLVVAVNSNDIIHRTVQWGDFSLSEVVKPTLASAMDIQVPYNMERIFWLLSGSDSQVIRAFMEQFERTKSVRLPKELHSKLSEAVTSQSVSDEAIIQTMGRCWQENQYLLCPHSAVAVSCHYQQVDRQQPSPPRCCLAPASAAKFPEAVQAARLTLDTPAEILALEHKEARCTPMRKGDDWTRMLRDTIEHLSQQWQGRFLNLPS, from the exons ATGTGGTATGTCAGCACTCGGGGGATGGCCCCACGAATTGACTTCGAGGGGGCGCTCTTCTCTGGCTATGCTCCAGACGGGGGCCTCTACATGCCTGAGGAGCTCCCACAGCTGGGCAGAGAGACCCTGCATGAGTGGAGCACGCTCTCCTACCCCAGCTTGGTGAAGGAGCTGTGCAGCCTCTTCATTGCACCTGAGCTCATTCCTAGAGATGACCTAAATG ATCTGATTGATCGTGCCTTCAGCAGATTCCGCCGCAGAGAGGTGGTGCATCTGTCCAGGCTGAGGAACGGGCTGAACGTGCTGGAGCTGTGGCACGGGGTCACCTATGCGTTTAAGGACCtgtccctgtgctgcacagcacagctccTGCAGTACTTcctgaagaagaggaagaggcacATCACCGTGGTTGTAG GAACTTCTGGGGACACAGGAAGTGCTGCCATTGAGAGTGTTCAGGGGGCAAAAAATGTGGACATCATTGTTCTGCTGCCCAAGGGTCACTGTACAAAGATTCAGGAGCTCCAGATGACAACAGTGCTAAGAGAGAACGTCCATGTGTTCGGAG TGGAGGGTAACAGCGATGAGCTGGATGAGCCCATCAAGACAGTGTTTGCTGACGTGGCCTTTGTCAAGAAGCACAACTTGATGAGTCTGAATTCAATCAACTGGTCCCGGGTCCTTGTGCAAATAGCCCACCACTTCTTTGCTTATTTCCAGTGTGCGCCATCCTTAGACATGCACCCTCTGCCCCCTGTGGAGGTGGTTGTGCCAACGGGGGCTGCCGGTAACCTTGCAG CTGGGTGCATCGCTCAGAAGATGGGGCTGCCCATTCACCTGGTCGTGGCAGTGAACAGCAATGACATCATCCACAGGACCGTCCAATGGGGAGACTTCTCTCTGTCCGAAGTGGTCAAACCAACCTTGGCGTCAGCCATGGACATTCAG GTTCCCTACAACATGGAGAGGATCTTCTGGCTGCTGTCTGGCTCTGACAGCCAGGTGATAAGAGCCTTCATGGAGCAGTTTGAAAGGACAAAAAGTGTGCGTCTACCCAAGGAGCTGCACAGCAAG CTTTCGGAGGCAGTAACCTCTCAGTCAGTGTCGGACGAGGCCATCATCCAGACGATGGGCCGCTGCTGGCAGGAGAACCAGTACTTGTTGTGCCCTCACTCGGCCGTGGCCGTGAGCTGCCATTACCAGCAGGTGGACAGGCAGCAACCCAG ccctccccgCTGTTGTCTGGCTCCCGCCTCTGCAGCCAAGTTCCCAGAGGCCGTGCAGGCTGCTAGGCTGACCCTGGACACCCCGGCCGAGATCCTCGCCCTGGAGCACAAGGAGGCACGCTGCACCCCAATGCGGAAGGGCGACGACTGGACACGGATGCTCCGGGACACGATTGAGCACCTGAGCCAGCAGTGGCAGGGGCGCTTCCTGAATCTCCCGTCATAG
- the THNSL2 gene encoding threonine synthase-like 2 isoform X2, with the protein MWYVSTRGMAPRIDFEGALFSGYAPDGGLYMPEELPQLGRETLHEWSTLSYPSLVKELCSLFIAPELIPRDDLNDLIDRAFSRFRRREVVHLSRLRNGLNVLELWHGVTYAFKDLSLCCTAQLLQYFLKKRKRHITVVVGTSGDTGSAAIESVQGAKNVDIIVLLPKGHCTKIQELQMTTVLRENVHVFGAGCIAQKMGLPIHLVVAVNSNDIIHRTVQWGDFSLSEVVKPTLASAMDIQVPYNMERIFWLLSGSDSQVIRAFMEQFERTKSVRLPKELHSKLSEAVTSQSVSDEAIIQTMGRCWQENQYLLCPHSAVAVSCHYQQVDRQQPSPPRCCLAPASAAKFPEAVQAARLTLDTPAEILALEHKEARCTPMRKGDDWTRMLRDTIEHLSQQWQGRFLNLPS; encoded by the exons ATGTGGTATGTCAGCACTCGGGGGATGGCCCCACGAATTGACTTCGAGGGGGCGCTCTTCTCTGGCTATGCTCCAGACGGGGGCCTCTACATGCCTGAGGAGCTCCCACAGCTGGGCAGAGAGACCCTGCATGAGTGGAGCACGCTCTCCTACCCCAGCTTGGTGAAGGAGCTGTGCAGCCTCTTCATTGCACCTGAGCTCATTCCTAGAGATGACCTAAATG ATCTGATTGATCGTGCCTTCAGCAGATTCCGCCGCAGAGAGGTGGTGCATCTGTCCAGGCTGAGGAACGGGCTGAACGTGCTGGAGCTGTGGCACGGGGTCACCTATGCGTTTAAGGACCtgtccctgtgctgcacagcacagctccTGCAGTACTTcctgaagaagaggaagaggcacATCACCGTGGTTGTAG GAACTTCTGGGGACACAGGAAGTGCTGCCATTGAGAGTGTTCAGGGGGCAAAAAATGTGGACATCATTGTTCTGCTGCCCAAGGGTCACTGTACAAAGATTCAGGAGCTCCAGATGACAACAGTGCTAAGAGAGAACGTCCATGTGTTCGGAG CTGGGTGCATCGCTCAGAAGATGGGGCTGCCCATTCACCTGGTCGTGGCAGTGAACAGCAATGACATCATCCACAGGACCGTCCAATGGGGAGACTTCTCTCTGTCCGAAGTGGTCAAACCAACCTTGGCGTCAGCCATGGACATTCAG GTTCCCTACAACATGGAGAGGATCTTCTGGCTGCTGTCTGGCTCTGACAGCCAGGTGATAAGAGCCTTCATGGAGCAGTTTGAAAGGACAAAAAGTGTGCGTCTACCCAAGGAGCTGCACAGCAAG CTTTCGGAGGCAGTAACCTCTCAGTCAGTGTCGGACGAGGCCATCATCCAGACGATGGGCCGCTGCTGGCAGGAGAACCAGTACTTGTTGTGCCCTCACTCGGCCGTGGCCGTGAGCTGCCATTACCAGCAGGTGGACAGGCAGCAACCCAG ccctccccgCTGTTGTCTGGCTCCCGCCTCTGCAGCCAAGTTCCCAGAGGCCGTGCAGGCTGCTAGGCTGACCCTGGACACCCCGGCCGAGATCCTCGCCCTGGAGCACAAGGAGGCACGCTGCACCCCAATGCGGAAGGGCGACGACTGGACACGGATGCTCCGGGACACGATTGAGCACCTGAGCCAGCAGTGGCAGGGGCGCTTCCTGAATCTCCCGTCATAG